In the Ruminococcus sp. OA3 genome, one interval contains:
- a CDS encoding molybdopterin cofactor-binding domain-containing protein has protein sequence MGLKRQSVTINGVTKIVMFNPETDTLADVLRRHGYLGVKVGCGKGQCGACNVILNDKLIRSCVKKMSAVEEFSTIETIEGFGTANNLHPLQVAWMTYGGVQCGFCTPGFIVSAKALLDQNPDPTREEVRQWFQKNRNVCRCTGYHPLVDAVMAAAAVMRGEKSIEDITYRMEEHIYESRLPRPTALAKVLGQMDYGDDVRHHMPEETLHVAIIQPRQYSHARIKGIDTSAAEKMPGVVKIVTAKDVKGTNRMLEPLPHPTCTMAGNECKLICDDTIYHYGDLVGCVIADSNEHARAAAAAVAVDLEPLPEYRNYLDAVAVGAQSIYEKSPTNIYMKQPVLKGDDTRDVIDDSYCSVEGSFYAQHEPHLSVEGEVLQCYYDTDGNVVVHCKTQALDWNRSAIADGIGVPVENLRLVMNPAGGAFGWACHPAGPAMIAICMLTVNRPVTCTLTYEEFMHYSGKRTASYTNARLACDENGKLSALEFDIGCDHGPYFSDAYPELEAMVRFPGYPYVVPNIRGLARMAVTNHAFGVAYRGLGSPQCYTSFEALIDMLAEKMGEDPFEFRYKNVARPGETTTNSRPYRQPSIDKLMDAMRPHYEAARKSIEGRETEDKAYGIGISCGGFMSNIGANDHSECALELNPDGSITHYNTWEDVGQGGDIGTLTHTAKCLEPLGIRPDQIHVVMNDTHRCPDSGIAAGSRSHFMVGNATINAAEQLMDAMRKPDGTYRTYDEMTAEGIPTWYKGVYDCTGTAEGIDFKTGEGDPNNTMNYGCFMAVTEVDKKTGAAKVMKVVITADVGVIGNQLAVEGQAYGGISHTIGYALKEEYDDVKKGGSIAGAGVPYIEDIPDDIQVYYYEDNPREHGPHGSSGCAELFQSSGHMSVINSIYDAVGVRIYELPARPEKIKAAMDAKAEGRELKPYHYFLGSDMFDTIEEISEL, from the coding sequence ATGGGATTAAAAAGGCAAAGTGTTACCATCAACGGTGTTACAAAGATCGTAATGTTCAATCCCGAAACTGATACCCTCGCTGACGTGCTCAGAAGACACGGTTATCTCGGCGTTAAAGTAGGCTGCGGCAAAGGACAGTGCGGTGCCTGTAATGTTATTTTGAACGACAAACTGATCCGTTCGTGCGTAAAAAAAATGAGTGCCGTGGAGGAATTCAGCACGATTGAAACCATCGAAGGTTTTGGTACCGCAAATAACCTTCACCCGCTTCAGGTGGCATGGATGACATACGGAGGCGTACAGTGTGGATTCTGTACACCCGGGTTTATCGTTTCTGCCAAGGCACTGTTAGACCAGAATCCGGACCCCACCCGCGAGGAAGTGCGCCAGTGGTTCCAGAAAAACCGGAATGTCTGCCGATGTACCGGATACCATCCACTGGTTGATGCCGTCATGGCGGCAGCCGCAGTAATGCGCGGTGAAAAATCCATTGAAGATATCACTTATCGGATGGAGGAACACATTTATGAAAGCAGACTGCCGCGTCCAACCGCTCTGGCAAAGGTTTTGGGACAGATGGATTATGGCGATGACGTAAGGCATCATATGCCGGAGGAAACGCTTCATGTGGCGATCATCCAGCCAAGGCAGTATTCTCATGCCCGGATAAAGGGCATCGATACCTCGGCTGCCGAAAAGATGCCGGGTGTTGTAAAGATCGTGACGGCAAAAGACGTTAAAGGTACGAACCGGATGCTTGAGCCTCTTCCTCATCCTACCTGTACCATGGCCGGAAATGAATGCAAGCTGATCTGCGACGATACGATTTATCATTATGGCGACCTGGTTGGCTGTGTGATTGCCGACAGCAACGAGCACGCCCGCGCTGCAGCTGCAGCTGTAGCCGTCGATCTGGAACCACTGCCGGAATACCGGAATTATCTCGATGCTGTTGCGGTAGGTGCACAGAGCATTTATGAGAAATCACCTACGAATATCTATATGAAACAACCGGTATTAAAAGGTGACGATACCAGAGATGTCATCGATGACTCCTACTGTTCTGTAGAAGGCAGTTTTTATGCACAGCACGAGCCGCACCTGTCTGTAGAAGGTGAAGTATTACAGTGTTACTATGATACCGATGGAAATGTCGTCGTACACTGCAAAACGCAGGCTCTCGACTGGAACCGTTCAGCAATCGCTGACGGTATCGGTGTGCCTGTAGAAAATCTACGCCTGGTCATGAACCCGGCGGGCGGTGCATTTGGCTGGGCATGTCATCCGGCAGGACCCGCAATGATCGCAATCTGTATGCTGACAGTCAATCGTCCTGTCACCTGTACATTGACATATGAGGAGTTTATGCATTACAGTGGAAAGAGAACGGCATCTTATACGAACGCCCGCCTGGCGTGCGACGAAAACGGTAAACTCAGTGCTCTCGAATTCGATATCGGATGCGACCACGGTCCATATTTCTCCGATGCCTATCCGGAACTGGAGGCAATGGTCCGTTTTCCGGGCTACCCGTACGTGGTTCCGAACATTCGCGGACTTGCCAGAATGGCTGTCACCAATCACGCATTCGGCGTCGCTTACCGCGGACTCGGTTCCCCGCAGTGTTATACCAGCTTTGAGGCGCTGATCGACATGCTGGCTGAAAAAATGGGCGAGGATCCCTTCGAGTTCCGCTATAAAAATGTGGCGCGCCCCGGAGAGACGACCACGAACAGCCGCCCGTACCGCCAGCCGTCCATCGATAAGCTGATGGACGCCATGCGCCCGCATTATGAAGCAGCCAGAAAATCGATTGAGGGCAGGGAAACGGAAGACAAGGCATACGGTATCGGTATCAGCTGCGGCGGTTTCATGAGTAATATCGGCGCAAATGACCACTCCGAATGCGCACTGGAACTCAACCCGGACGGGAGCATCACCCATTACAATACCTGGGAGGACGTAGGCCAGGGCGGTGACATTGGTACGCTGACTCACACTGCAAAATGTCTGGAGCCATTAGGCATCCGCCCGGACCAGATTCATGTGGTCATGAATGATACCCACCGATGTCCGGACAGTGGTATCGCTGCCGGAAGCCGCAGTCATTTCATGGTTGGAAATGCGACGATCAATGCAGCTGAGCAGCTCATGGATGCCATGAGGAAACCGGATGGCACTTACAGAACCTACGATGAAATGACTGCAGAAGGAATCCCGACCTGGTATAAGGGTGTCTATGACTGTACCGGTACGGCGGAGGGCATTGATTTCAAGACCGGCGAAGGTGACCCGAACAATACCATGAATTACGGATGCTTTATGGCAGTCACAGAAGTAGACAAAAAGACGGGCGCCGCAAAAGTGATGAAAGTTGTCATCACTGCGGATGTCGGCGTGATCGGCAATCAGCTGGCAGTCGAAGGCCAGGCTTACGGCGGAATCTCACATACCATAGGATACGCACTGAAGGAAGAATATGACGACGTGAAAAAAGGCGGTTCGATCGCGGGCGCCGGAGTTCCCTATATCGAGGATATCCCGGATGATATTCAGGTATATTATTACGAAGACAACCCAAGAGAACACGGACCGCACGGTTCCTCCGGGTGCGCCGAGCTGTTCCAGTCCTCCGGCCATATGAGTGTCATCAACAGCATCTATGACGCCGTGGGTGTCAGAATCTATGAACTGCCCGCAAGACCGGAAAAGATCAAAGCGGCAATGGACGCGAAAGCGGAAGGCAGGGAACTGAAACCATACCACTACTTCCTCGGCTCCGATATGTTTGACACGATCGAGGAAATCTCAGAACTTTAA
- a CDS encoding LysR family transcriptional regulator: MLMRQLKQFIYIAKFQSISKAARELFMSQQTLSQSMQNFEKKLGAQLFIRTKQGVKLTDFGRRILPRSELMLQQVEDYEAFIREQAADTGKKSMILVEENFLTPSIPADMILLASKSNLSIELATGLTSCLSALKDKTCNVVYCFRPTELYGLTYIPLMKEPGVVMMNRHHPLSEKEELTLDDILGEDLILPHFTYSSFTTSLVKIYAKRNAYPKCAAETHDLSTLIQMLRENIGILIAPSYLIPSFSREEFKIQPLKTGDSIFEYGFLTESYDEAEMNERFFINSMMEYYNKEY; the protein is encoded by the coding sequence ATGCTGATGAGACAGTTAAAACAGTTTATCTATATAGCAAAATTCCAGAGCATTTCAAAAGCCGCCAGAGAACTGTTTATGTCTCAGCAGACATTAAGCCAGTCCATGCAGAATTTTGAAAAGAAGCTGGGGGCACAACTGTTTATTCGAACGAAGCAGGGAGTAAAGTTAACAGATTTTGGAAGACGAATACTGCCCAGAAGTGAGCTGATGCTTCAGCAGGTTGAAGACTATGAAGCGTTTATCCGGGAGCAGGCAGCAGACACCGGGAAAAAGAGCATGATTCTGGTGGAAGAAAATTTCCTGACGCCTTCGATCCCTGCAGATATGATACTCTTAGCTTCAAAGTCCAATCTTTCAATTGAGCTTGCCACGGGTCTTACTTCCTGTCTGTCGGCCTTGAAAGATAAGACGTGTAATGTGGTGTACTGTTTTCGGCCCACGGAATTATATGGACTGACATACATTCCGCTGATGAAGGAACCCGGTGTGGTCATGATGAACAGGCATCATCCTCTTTCAGAGAAAGAGGAGTTGACGCTGGATGATATTTTGGGGGAGGATCTTATACTTCCGCATTTTACATACTCCTCATTTACTACGTCGCTTGTGAAGATCTATGCAAAAAGAAATGCTTATCCGAAATGTGCTGCCGAGACACATGATTTATCGACGCTGATACAGATGCTCCGGGAAAATATAGGGATTTTGATAGCACCTTCGTATCTGATCCCATCCTTTTCGAGGGAAGAATTTAAAATTCAGCCGTTAAAAACAGGGGATTCGATTTTTGAGTATGGTTTTCTGACGGAGTCATATGATGAGGCAGAAATGAATGAAAGGTTTTTTATCAATTCAATGATGGAATATTACAACAAGGAGTATTAA
- the putP gene encoding sodium/proline symporter PutP — MTTSNIVAILIAFVVYLIFMIIIGAVYMKKTNNVDDYFLAGRGLNGWVAALSAQASDMSGWLLMGLPGSIYALGTGQAWIAIGLFIGTVLNWLVISGRLRRYTIVANNSVTLPAYFENRFHDKKRILLTISSVVITIFFLVYTASALAAGGKLFNSVFGIDYHIALAIGAFVILAYTFMGGFMAVCVTDFIQGTLMLIGLLVVPIVAYAMVSGDVTSILEQSQVAGGSGAYLSLLYNNGEPYKAIDVISQLAWGLGYCGMPHILTRFMAVRNEKELKKSKGIAIIWVAISLVAACFIGVIGRAYLFPAILGTKGAASTESVFIEMITKVFTKDFALPFIGGIFLCGILAAIMSTADSQLLVTASAVSKDIYKDILHPKADEQKVLKVSRITVIIVSVVAFLIAWDPNNSIMNLVSNAWAGLGAAFGPTVVLSLFWKRTNLTGAIAGIASGALTVIIWDYIPIIGGQTPGAVTGLYSLAIGFAISLICIVIFSLLTKAPSGEILSEFEKAASKEEL, encoded by the coding sequence ATGACAACGAGCAACATAGTTGCAATTTTAATTGCATTTGTCGTATATTTGATTTTTATGATCATTATCGGCGCCGTTTATATGAAAAAGACGAATAATGTAGACGACTATTTTCTGGCGGGCAGGGGACTGAACGGATGGGTCGCTGCGCTTTCTGCGCAGGCATCTGATATGAGCGGCTGGCTGCTTATGGGACTTCCGGGTTCTATCTACGCGCTTGGTACCGGGCAGGCATGGATCGCCATCGGCCTGTTTATAGGAACTGTGCTGAACTGGCTGGTAATCTCAGGCAGGCTGCGCCGCTATACGATCGTAGCAAATAATTCCGTGACGCTTCCGGCATATTTTGAAAACCGTTTCCATGATAAAAAGAGAATTCTTCTCACGATTTCATCGGTCGTCATCACAATCTTCTTCCTGGTCTATACGGCATCTGCCCTTGCAGCCGGAGGAAAGCTGTTCAATTCTGTTTTTGGCATTGATTATCATATCGCGCTGGCTATCGGTGCATTTGTCATTCTGGCATATACTTTTATGGGCGGCTTTATGGCGGTATGTGTGACGGACTTTATTCAGGGGACGTTAATGCTCATCGGTCTGCTGGTCGTTCCGATTGTGGCATATGCAATGGTGAGCGGGGATGTCACATCTATCCTGGAACAGAGTCAGGTGGCCGGCGGTTCCGGAGCTTATCTGAGTCTGCTCTATAATAACGGGGAGCCATATAAGGCGATCGATGTTATTTCTCAGCTTGCATGGGGACTCGGCTATTGCGGCATGCCCCATATCCTGACAAGATTTATGGCGGTCAGGAACGAAAAAGAACTGAAAAAATCCAAGGGTATTGCAATCATCTGGGTGGCGATCTCACTGGTAGCTGCATGCTTTATCGGCGTGATCGGACGGGCCTATCTGTTTCCTGCGATCCTGGGGACAAAAGGGGCGGCATCTACGGAGAGTGTTTTTATTGAAATGATCACAAAGGTGTTTACTAAGGATTTTGCGCTGCCGTTTATCGGCGGTATCTTCCTGTGCGGCATACTTGCGGCGATCATGTCAACAGCTGACTCGCAGCTGCTGGTCACGGCATCTGCGGTTTCCAAAGACATTTATAAAGATATTCTGCACCCAAAGGCTGATGAGCAGAAAGTATTGAAAGTCAGCCGTATTACCGTTATCATTGTCTCAGTTGTAGCTTTCCTGATTGCCTGGGATCCGAACAACAGTATCATGAATCTCGTATCGAATGCGTGGGCAGGTCTGGGTGCGGCATTTGGCCCGACAGTCGTGCTGTCTCTGTTCTGGAAGCGGACGAATCTGACAGGTGCGATTGCGGGAATTGCATCAGGAGCACTTACTGTAATCATCTGGGATTACATCCCGATCATCGGAGGACAGACACCGGGAGCTGTGACAGGACTTTATTCCCTGGCGATCGGATTCGCTATCAGCCTGATCTGTATCGTGATATTCAGTCTGCTGACAAAGGCACCGTCCGGGGAGATCCTGAGCGAATTTGAAAAAGCAGCGTCGAAAGAAGAACTATAA
- a CDS encoding LysR family transcriptional regulator codes for MELRVLQYFLAIAREQSIVRAAESLHLSQPTLSTQIKNMEEELGKQLLIRGTKGSRKITLTEEGMILRKRAEEILELVKKTENEVTLSNQIIMGDIYIGTGETDAVRILAKAATSLQNTCPGIHYHISSGNSTFVMERLDKGLLDFGIVFGTVDLTKYNALKIPAKDVWGVLMRKDSPLAEKETIAPEDLWDKPLIVSQQENKGGTLTQWLKRQESDLNIVATYNLIFNASLLVDEGLGYAIGFDKIINTTGNSNLCFRPLKPGLEDEMSIIWKKYQIFSKPAEKFITVLQEHLNAR; via the coding sequence ATGGAATTACGAGTTCTCCAATATTTCCTTGCGATCGCCAGGGAACAAAGTATTGTACGGGCAGCGGAATCTCTGCATCTTTCCCAGCCTACACTCTCCACCCAGATTAAAAACATGGAGGAAGAACTGGGAAAGCAGCTGCTGATTCGCGGGACAAAAGGATCACGGAAGATAACGCTCACCGAAGAAGGCATGATTTTACGAAAACGGGCAGAAGAAATTCTTGAGCTGGTCAAAAAGACAGAAAATGAAGTCACCCTCTCCAATCAGATCATCATGGGGGATATTTATATTGGAACCGGAGAGACGGATGCAGTACGCATTTTAGCGAAGGCTGCCACGAGCCTGCAGAACACCTGCCCCGGAATCCATTATCATATATCCAGCGGCAATTCCACATTCGTAATGGAACGTTTGGATAAAGGGCTTCTGGATTTCGGCATTGTATTTGGGACGGTTGATTTGACGAAATACAATGCGCTTAAAATACCTGCCAAAGATGTGTGGGGTGTTTTGATGCGAAAGGATTCTCCCCTTGCAGAAAAAGAAACGATAGCCCCGGAGGATTTATGGGATAAGCCCCTGATCGTCTCCCAGCAGGAAAACAAAGGCGGAACGCTGACGCAGTGGTTAAAACGTCAGGAATCGGATCTGAACATCGTGGCCACCTACAATCTTATTTTTAATGCCTCCCTGCTGGTTGATGAGGGGCTGGGATATGCGATTGGTTTTGATAAGATCATCAATACGACAGGAAACAGTAATCTGTGTTTCCGTCCCCTGAAACCTGGACTGGAGGATGAGATGAGTATCATCTGGAAAAAATATCAGATATTCTCCAAGCCGGCGGAAAAATTCATTACCGTATTGCAGGAGCATCTGAATGCACGCTAA
- a CDS encoding HAMP domain-containing sensor histidine kinase → MTIKKKIRLSNIMMVLIPILFTAIVINVCLHTSLGSFWYTLEAMYSDENSIQFAQSMIYTYQQELWENNWGLGGHTDASGEIKRTDEMHHLENKLSGMGYQFMITKNEKLIYTNLTEEDMQAARSVAGDAIDTAKTLTASRHEVSVIKNTFYHGEKTFCITAVHRQQTDQGVVNYLKNYILKYLYGIILFFVLLTLFVNGISSWWISRSILKPLRQLSMGTKEIREGNLDTKMSYRKKDEFGEVCRDFDEMRVYMKESVDQRLRDEKRRKDLIRGISHDLRTPITSIIGYLDGLRDGIADTPEKRIRYLEAIRTRTGNLVRLVDSLSEYSRLDNGFCYRMEEADFKEFVEQYLEICRRDAEQNQVEIAFVYGKEAFPVQIDREEFKRVFDNLFTNTVKYRDSEKSHILITLKRTLEGADIELVFKDDGPGVPGESLELLFDSFYRVDDARSQSEKGSGIGLAVVKEIILGHGGNVKAENRDGLAIVIHLPAAGEDIDGKNTDRGR, encoded by the coding sequence GTGACAATCAAGAAAAAGATCAGGCTGTCCAATATCATGATGGTTCTGATTCCAATCTTATTTACAGCAATTGTGATTAACGTCTGTCTGCACACGTCACTTGGCAGTTTCTGGTATACCCTGGAGGCCATGTACAGTGATGAAAACAGCATTCAGTTTGCCCAGAGCATGATCTATACCTATCAGCAGGAGCTGTGGGAGAATAACTGGGGGCTGGGCGGGCATACGGATGCTTCCGGGGAAATCAAGAGGACGGATGAGATGCACCATCTGGAAAATAAGCTGTCGGGGATGGGATATCAGTTTATGATCACGAAAAACGAAAAGCTGATCTATACCAACCTTACGGAAGAAGATATGCAGGCAGCCCGGTCGGTGGCGGGGGATGCCATCGATACGGCAAAGACTTTGACGGCGAGCAGGCACGAGGTGTCAGTCATTAAAAATACGTTTTACCACGGCGAAAAAACCTTCTGTATCACAGCAGTCCATCGTCAGCAGACGGATCAGGGCGTGGTGAATTACCTGAAGAATTACATTCTGAAATACCTGTATGGCATCATTCTGTTCTTTGTCCTCCTGACGCTGTTTGTGAATGGAATTTCATCGTGGTGGATTTCAAGAAGTATCCTCAAGCCCCTGCGCCAGCTCAGTATGGGAACAAAAGAAATCCGGGAAGGAAATCTGGATACAAAAATGAGTTACCGGAAAAAAGATGAGTTTGGAGAAGTATGCAGAGATTTTGACGAGATGCGCGTTTACATGAAAGAGTCTGTAGACCAGCGTCTGCGGGATGAAAAGCGGAGAAAGGATCTTATCAGAGGTATTTCCCATGATCTGAGGACTCCGATTACCTCCATCATCGGATATCTGGACGGATTAAGGGATGGCATCGCAGACACTCCGGAAAAAAGAATACGTTATCTGGAGGCGATCAGGACCAGAACCGGTAATCTTGTAAGGCTTGTGGACAGTCTTTCTGAGTACAGCCGGCTGGATAACGGTTTCTGTTACCGCATGGAGGAAGCGGATTTCAAAGAATTCGTAGAACAATATCTGGAAATCTGCAGGCGGGACGCAGAGCAGAACCAGGTGGAGATTGCATTTGTGTATGGAAAAGAGGCATTTCCGGTACAGATCGACCGGGAGGAATTTAAGCGGGTATTTGACAATCTGTTTACGAACACTGTGAAATACCGTGATTCAGAGAAATCTCACATTCTGATCACCCTGAAACGTACTTTAGAGGGAGCAGATATTGAACTGGTATTCAAAGACGACGGGCCGGGAGTACCGGGAGAGAGCCTGGAACTGTTATTTGACAGTTTTTACAGGGTGGATGACGCGAGAAGCCAGTCGGAAAAAGGAAGCGGTATCGGACTTGCGGTAGTGAAAGAGATCATTCTTGGCCATGGAGGGAATGTGAAAGCAGAAAACAGGGATGGGCTGGCGATTGTCATTCATCTGCCGGCTGCCGGGGAGGATATAGATGGAAAAAATACTGATCGTGGAAGATGA
- a CDS encoding response regulator transcription factor → MEKILIVEDDELIAELERDYLEVNGFEADIAFDGPSGERKAKTESYDAILLDVMLPGKTGFDVCRELRRTLRLPIIMVTAKKEDIDKIRGLGLGADDYLVKPFSPAELVARVKSHIHIHNLLLEVREENEETEITYQNLRILPKSRMVYLDKKEVVLVNKEFELLLFMAENPNIVFSKDILFDRIWGMDSMGDTATVTVHINRLREKLGKNVSKTQFIETVWGAGYRFRIN, encoded by the coding sequence ATGGAAAAAATACTGATCGTGGAAGATGATGAATTGATCGCAGAGTTGGAGCGGGATTATCTGGAGGTGAATGGATTTGAGGCGGATATCGCTTTTGACGGGCCCAGCGGAGAAAGAAAAGCAAAGACAGAAAGCTATGACGCCATTTTGCTGGACGTGATGCTTCCGGGGAAAACAGGCTTTGATGTCTGCCGGGAACTGAGGCGTACCTTGCGCCTGCCGATTATTATGGTGACAGCCAAAAAGGAAGATATCGATAAAATCCGGGGGCTTGGGCTGGGTGCGGACGATTATCTGGTAAAACCATTCAGTCCTGCGGAATTGGTGGCCAGAGTGAAATCACATATCCATATCCACAACTTGCTTCTGGAAGTACGGGAAGAAAATGAGGAGACGGAGATTACATATCAGAATCTCAGGATACTTCCCAAATCCAGAATGGTATATCTGGACAAAAAGGAGGTGGTACTGGTAAATAAGGAATTCGAACTTTTACTTTTCATGGCGGAAAATCCCAATATTGTCTTTTCTAAAGACATACTTTTTGACAGAATCTGGGGAATGGATTCCATGGGAGATACTGCAACCGTGACTGTGCACATTAACCGGCTTCGGGAAAAGCTGGGCAAGAATGTTTCAAAAACACAGTTTATTGAAACCGTCTGGGGAGCGGGATACCGTTTCAGGATTAACTGA
- a CDS encoding DapH/DapD/GlmU-related protein has protein sequence MGVKEFIEYMDSGKKVTGGTEIHACMHRLSQEALQLTAELNGCYHTPEEIRNLMERLTGKPVDENFNLFPPFYTDFGKNLTIGKHVFFNSGCKFQDQGGITIGDDTLIGHNVVLATLNHNLDPEHRGDIIPAPIHIGRKVWIGSGATVLSGVTIGDGAVVAAGAVVTKDVPENTIVGGVPAEIIKTIVTDDGR, from the coding sequence ATAGGAGTAAAAGAATTTATAGAATATATGGACAGCGGGAAAAAAGTAACAGGAGGTACAGAGATACATGCGTGCATGCACAGGCTGTCACAGGAAGCTTTGCAGCTGACGGCGGAATTAAACGGATGCTATCATACACCGGAAGAAATCCGGAATCTGATGGAACGGCTGACCGGGAAGCCGGTGGATGAAAACTTCAACCTCTTCCCGCCCTTTTATACAGACTTTGGGAAAAACCTCACAATTGGAAAACATGTATTTTTTAATTCCGGATGTAAGTTTCAGGATCAGGGAGGGATTACCATTGGTGACGACACCCTGATTGGGCACAATGTAGTCCTTGCAACCCTGAATCACAATCTGGATCCCGAACACCGGGGTGATATCATCCCTGCACCGATCCATATTGGCAGAAAGGTATGGATAGGATCAGGGGCTACCGTTCTTTCGGGAGTTACCATTGGTGACGGGGCAGTGGTTGCGGCGGGGGCGGTGGTCACGAAAGATGTCCCGGAAAATACCATAGTGGGCGGAGTGCCGGCTGAAATTATCAAAACAATTGTGACAGACGATGGAAGATAA
- a CDS encoding iron-containing alcohol dehydrogenase, producing MLGNFVFSNPTKLYFGEDSLDCLSEELSKYGKNVQLVYGGGSVKKNGIYDKVVEILKANGKEVFEDGGVMPNPTVEKLHEGVQIARDHQVDFILAVGGGSCCDYAKAVSVSVNCREEPWEKYYLKYEDVDADTEIVPVGCVLTMVGTGSEMNGGAVITNHESKLKIGHIFGERVYPKFAVLDPTFTYSLPKYQMTAGFYDILNHICEQYFSGEDDNTSDYIMEGLMRSLIHSSRIAIKDPEDYEARSNIMWTATWALNTLVAMGKSTDWMVHMLGQAVGAHTDATHGMTLSAVSLPYYRYIMPYGLAKFKRFAMHVWDINPEGKTDEAIAAEGLNAMEAWMREIGVAMNISELGVTEDMLDDLVKSTLVMKGGYKVLTREEIKKVFKESLQSIGS from the coding sequence ATGTTAGGAAATTTTGTGTTTTCAAATCCGACAAAACTTTATTTTGGGGAGGATTCTTTAGACTGTTTAAGTGAAGAACTTTCAAAATACGGGAAGAATGTTCAGCTTGTATATGGCGGGGGGTCTGTTAAAAAGAATGGCATTTATGACAAGGTTGTTGAAATCTTAAAAGCCAATGGAAAAGAAGTGTTTGAAGATGGCGGTGTCATGCCAAATCCGACCGTAGAGAAACTTCATGAAGGTGTTCAGATTGCAAGAGATCATCAGGTGGACTTTATTCTGGCAGTAGGAGGCGGTTCCTGCTGTGATTATGCCAAGGCAGTGTCAGTCTCTGTGAACTGCAGGGAGGAGCCGTGGGAGAAGTATTATCTGAAATATGAGGATGTAGATGCCGACACAGAGATTGTACCGGTAGGATGTGTGCTGACGATGGTAGGCACCGGCTCTGAGATGAATGGCGGAGCGGTAATCACAAACCATGAAAGTAAATTAAAAATCGGACATATTTTCGGAGAACGCGTATATCCTAAATTTGCTGTACTGGATCCGACCTTTACCTATTCTCTGCCGAAGTACCAGATGACAGCAGGTTTTTACGATATTCTGAATCACATCTGTGAACAGTATTTTTCCGGTGAGGATGACAATACGTCGGATTATATCATGGAAGGTCTGATGCGTTCACTCATTCACAGTTCAAGGATCGCAATAAAAGATCCGGAAGACTATGAGGCCAGAAGCAATATCATGTGGACGGCCACATGGGCGCTGAATACCCTTGTGGCGATGGGAAAATCCACAGACTGGATGGTGCACATGCTTGGTCAGGCAGTGGGTGCTCATACGGATGCAACCCACGGGATGACACTTTCAGCGGTATCCCTGCCATATTACCGCTATATCATGCCTTATGGACTTGCGAAGTTCAAACGTTTTGCAATGCATGTATGGGATATAAACCCGGAAGGAAAAACGGATGAAGCAATCGCGGCAGAAGGGTTAAACGCCATGGAGGCATGGATGAGAGAGATCGGGGTTGCCATGAATATCAGCGAGCTTGGAGTGACGGAAGATATGCTGGATGACCTTGTAAAGAGCACTCTTGTGATGAAAGGTGGTTATAAAGTTCTGACCCGGGAAGAAATTAAGAAGGTTTTCAAAGAAAGTTTGCAGAGCATAGGATCATAA